From Sphingobium sp. RAC03, a single genomic window includes:
- the mazG gene encoding nucleoside triphosphate pyrophosphohydrolase, whose amino-acid sequence MSKASPADIMPLATVMARLRDPDTGCPWDIAQDFASIAPYTIEEAYEVADAIERNDMAALCDELGDLLLQVAFHSRMAEQAGHFNLQDVIDGITQKMTRRHPHVFGQNARREDGHAQWEAIKAAERAEKEPDPSALAGVANALPALLRAEKLQKRAARTGFDWPDTVGVNDKIVEELDEVRAATTQAERTEEVGDLLFAVVNLARHLKVDPEAALRAGNAKFDRRFRAMEQQAGADFAALSLEAKEELWQQAKRQEKTA is encoded by the coding sequence ATGTCCAAAGCCAGTCCCGCCGACATCATGCCGCTTGCCACCGTCATGGCGCGGTTGCGTGACCCGGACACGGGCTGCCCATGGGACATCGCGCAGGATTTCGCCTCGATCGCACCCTATACGATCGAGGAAGCCTATGAAGTCGCCGACGCCATCGAGCGCAACGATATGGCGGCACTGTGCGATGAGCTGGGCGACCTGCTGCTCCAGGTGGCCTTCCACAGCCGCATGGCCGAACAGGCCGGTCACTTCAATCTGCAGGATGTGATCGACGGCATCACCCAAAAGATGACCCGGCGGCATCCCCATGTCTTCGGACAAAACGCACGGCGCGAAGACGGCCATGCCCAATGGGAGGCGATCAAAGCCGCCGAACGGGCCGAAAAGGAACCGGACCCCAGCGCGCTTGCCGGTGTGGCGAACGCCCTGCCCGCGCTACTTCGCGCCGAAAAGCTACAGAAGCGCGCCGCCCGTACCGGCTTCGACTGGCCCGATACGGTCGGCGTCAACGACAAGATCGTCGAGGAACTGGACGAAGTCCGCGCCGCGACCACGCAGGCTGAACGCACCGAGGAAGTCGGCGACCTGTTGTTCGCCGTGGTCAACCTCGCACGCCATCTGAAGGTCGACCCGGAGGCTGCTCTACGCGCAGGCAATGCCAAATTCGATCGCCGCTTCCGCGCGATGGAGCAGCAGGCTGGCGCCGACTTCGCCGCCCTCTCGCTGGAAGCGAAGGAAGAACTATGGCAGCAAGCCAAGCGGCAGGAGAAAACGGCCTAA